ACAAAGCTAAAAAGGCCATTGAAATACTAATGTCCGACTTTCAAATGCCAATGCCTCTTGTCGTTGTCATTGATGACCTCGATTCCCCTACTGGAATCCGGTTTGGGGAGCTCGAATACGAGCAATTGGTGTTCCAAGGCAACCCTGAATATGTCCTTGAGAATATTGATGATGAATGGGATCCAATTACTTTGAGCTATACATCAGGTACAACTTCAGAGCCAAAGGGAGTTGTGTACAGCCACAGAGGTGCTTTTTTGAGCACTTTGAGTTTGATTTTGGGATGGGAGATGGGTACTGAGCCTGTTTACTTATGGTCCCTCCCAATGTTTCACTGCAATGGTTGGACTTTCACCTGGGGAATAGCTGCAAGGGGTGGGACCAATGTTTGTATCCGCAATACGACAGCCCAAGAAATCTACTCCAACATAGCGTTACATAAAGTAACGCATATGTGTGCTGCACCAATTGTTCTCAACATAATCCTTGAGGCCAAGCCACACGAGCAGCGTCAAATAATAACCCCAGTACAAGTTTTGGTGGGGGGTGCACCACCACCAGCACCACTGCTTGAAAAAATCGAGAGGGTGGGATTCCACGTGGTTCATGCCTATGGGCTCACCGAGGCTACTGGACCAGCCCTGGTGTGCGAGTGGCAAGACAAGTGGAANNNNNNNNNNNNNNNNNNNNNNNNNNNNNNNNNNNNNNNNNNNNNNNNNNNNNNNNNNNNNNNNNNNNNNNNNNNNNNNNNNNNNNNNNNNNNNNNNNNNNNNNNNNNNNNNNNNNNNNNNNNNNNNNNNNNNNNNNNNNNNNNNNNNNNNNNNNNNNNNNNNNNNNNNNNNNNNNNNNNNNNNNNNNNNNNNNNNNNNNNNNNNNNNNNNNNNNNNNNNNNNNNNNNNNNNNNNNNNNNNNNNNNNNNNNNNNNNNNNNNNNNNNNNNNNNNNNNNNNNNNNNNNNNNNNNNNNNNNNNNNNNNNNNNNNNNNNNNNNNNNNNNNNNNNNNNNNNNNNNNNNNNNNNNNNNNNNNNNNNNNNNNNNNNNNNNNNNNNNNNNNNNNNNNNNNNNNNNNNNNNNNNNNNNNNNNNNNNNNNNNNNNNNNNNNNNNNNNNNNNNNNNNNNNNNNNNNNNNNNNNNNNNNNNNNNNNNNNNNNNNNNNNNNNNNNNNNNNNNNNNNNNNNNNNNNNNNNNNNNNNNNNNNNNNNNNNNNNNNNNNNNNNNNNNNNNNNNNNNNNNNNNNNNNNNNNNNNNNNNNNNNNNNNNNNNNNNNNNNNNNNNNNNNNNNNNNNNNNNNNNNNNNNNNNNNNNNNNNNNNNNNNNNNNNNNNNNNNNNNNNNNNNNNNNNNNNNNNNNNNNNNNNNNNNNNNNNNNNNNNNNNNNNNNNNNNNNNNNNNNNNNNNNNNNNNNNNNNNNNNNNNNNNNNNNNNNNNNNNNNNNNNNNNNNNNNNNNNNNNNNNNNNNNNNNNNNNNNNNNNNNNNNNNNNNNNNNNNNNNNNNNNNNNNNNNNNNNNNNNNNNNNNNNNNNNNNNNNNNNNNNNNNNNNNNNNNNNNNNNNNNNNNNNNNNNNNNNNNNNNNNNNNNNNNNNNNNNNNNNNNNNNNNNNNNNNNNNNNNNNNNNNNNNNNNNNNNNNNNNNNNNNNNNNNNNNNNNNNNNNNNNNNNNNNNNNNNNNNNNNNNNNNNNNNNNNNNNNNNNNNNNNNNNNNNNNNNNNNNNNNNNNNNNNNNNNNNNNNNNNNNNNNNNNNNNNNNNNNNNNNNNNNNNNNNNNNNNNNNNNNNNNNNNNNNNNNNNNNNNNNNNNNNNNNNNNNNNNNNNNNNNNNNNNNNNNNNNNNNNNNNNNNNNNNNNNNNNNNNNNNNNNNNNNNNNNNNNNNNNNNNNNNNNNNNNNNNNNNNNNNNNNNNNNNNNNNNNNNNNNNNNNNNNNNNNNNNNNNNNNNNNNNNNNNNNNNNNNNNNNNNNNNNNNNNNNNNNNNNNNNNNNNNNNNNNNNNNNNNNNNNNNNNNNNNNNNNNNNNNNNNNNNNNNNNNNNNNNNNNNNNNNNNNNNNNNNNNNNNNNNNNNNNNNNNNNNNNNNNNNNNNNNNNNNNNNNNNNNNNNNNNNNNNNNNNNNNNNNNNNNNNNNNNNNNNNNNNNNNNNNNNNNNNNNNNNNNNNNNNNNNNNNNNNNNNNNNNNNNNNNNNNNNNNNNNNNNNNNNNNNNNNNNNNNNNNNNNNNNNNNNNNNNNNNNNNNNNNNNNNNNNNNNNNNNNNNNNNNNNNNNNNNNNNNNNNNNNNNNNNNNNNNNNNNNNNNNNNNNNNNNNNNNNNNNNNNNNNNNNNNNNNNNNNNNNNNNNNNNNNNNNNNNNNNNNNNNNNNNNNNNNNNNNNNNNNNNNNNNNNNNNNNNNNNNNNNNNNNNNNNNNNNNNNNNNNNNNNNNNNNNNNNNNNNNNNNNNNNNNNNNNNNNNNNNNNNNNNNNNNNNNNNNNNNNNNNNNNNNNNNNNNNNNNNNNNNNNNNNNNNNNNNNNNNNNNNNNNNNNNNNNNNNNNNNNNNNNNNNNNNNNNNNNNNNNNNNNNNNNNNNNNNNNNNNNNNNNNNNNNNNNNNNNNNNNNNNNNNNNNNNNNNNNNNNNNNNNNNNNNNNNNNNNNNNNNNNNNNNNNNNNNNNNNNNNNNNNNNNNNNNNNNNNNNNNNNNNNNNNNNNNNNNNNNNNNNNNNNNNNNNNNNNNNNNNNNNNNNNNNNNNNNNNNNNNNNNNNNNNNNNNNNNNNNNNNNNNNNNNNNNNNNNNNNNNNNNNNNNNNNNNNNNNNNNNNNNNNNNNNNNNNNNNNNNNNNNNNNNNNNNNNNNNNNNNNNNNNNNNNNNNNNNNNNNNNNNNNNNNNNNNNNNNNNNNNNNNNNNNNNNNNNNNNNNNNNNNNNNNNNNNNNNNNNNNNNNNNNNNNNNNNNNNNNNNNNNNNNNNNNNNNNNNNNNNNNNNNNNNNNNNNNNNNNNNNNNNNNNNNNNNNNNNNNNNNNNNNNNNNNNNNNNNNNNNNNNNNNNNNNNNNNNNNNNNNNNNNNNNNNNNNNNNNNNNNNNNNNNNNNNNNNNNNNNNNNNNNNNNNNNNNNNNNNNNNNNNNNNNNNNNNNNNNNNNNNNNNNNNNNNNNNNNNNNNNNNNNNNNNNNNNNNNNNNNNNNNNNNNNNNNNNNNNNNNNNNNNNNNNNNNNNNNNNNNNNNNNNNNNNNNNNNNNNNNNNNNNNNNNNNNNNNNNNNNNNNNNNNNNNNNNNNNNNNNNNNNNNNNNNNNNNNNNNNNNNNNNNNNNNNNNNNNNNNNNNNNNNNNNNNNNNNNNNNNNNNNNNNNNNNNNNNNNNNNNNNNNNNNNNNNNNNNNNNNNNNNNNNNNNNNNNNNNNNNNNNNNNNNNNNNNNNNNNNNNNNNNNNNNNNNNNNNNNNNNNNNNNNNNNNNNNNNNNNNNNNNNNNNNNNNNNNNNNNNNNNNNNNNNNNNNNNNNNNNNNNNNNNNNNNNNNNNNNNNNNNNNNNNNNNNNNNNNNNNNNNNNNNNNNNNNNNNNNNNNNNNNNNNNNNNNNNNNNNNNNNNNNNNNNNNNNNNNNNNNNNNNNNNNNNNNNNNNNNNNNNNNNNNNNNNNNNNNNNNNNNNNNNNNNNNNNNNNNNNNNNNNNNNNNNNNNNNNNNNNNNNNNNNNNNNNNNNNNNNNNNNNNNNNNNNNNNNNNNNNNNNNNNNNNNNNNNNNNNNNNNNNNNNNNNNNNNNNNNNNNNNNNNNNNNNNNNNNNNNNNNNNNNNNNNNNNNNNNNNNNNNNNNNNNNNNNNNNNNNNNNNNNNNNNNNNNNNNNNNNNNNNNNNNNNNNNNNNNNNNNNNNNNNNNNNNNNNNNNNNNNNNNNNNNNNNNNNNNNNNNNNNNNNNNNNNNNNNNNNNNNNNNNNNNNNNNNNNNNNNNNNNNNNNNNNNNNNNNNNNNNNNNNNNNNNNNNNNNNNNNNNNNNNNNNNNNNNNNNNNNNNNNNNNNNNNNNNNNNNNNNNNNNNNNNNNNNNNNNNNNNNNNNNNNNNNNNNNNNNNNNNNNNNNNNNNNNNNNNNNNNNNNNNNNNNNNNNNNNNNNNNNNNNNNNNNNNNNNNNNNNNNNNNNNNNNNNNNNNNNNNNNNNNNNNNNNNNNNNNNNNNNNNNNNNNNNNNNNNNNNNNNNNNNNNNNNNNNNNNNNNNNNNNNNNNNNNNNNNNNNNNNNNNNNNNNNNNNNNNNNNNNNNNNNNNNNNNNNNNNNNNNNNNNNNNNNNNNNNNNNNNNNNNNNNNNNNNNNNNNNNNNNNNNNNNNNNNNNNNNNNNNNNNNNNNNNNNNNNNNNNNNNNNNNNNNNNNNNNNNNNNNNNNNNNNNNNNNNNNNNNNNNNNNNNNNNNNNNNNNNNNNNNNNNNNNNNNNNNNNNNNNNNNNNNNNNNNNNNNNNNNNNNNNNNNNNNNNNNNNNNNNNNNNNNNNNNNNNNNNNNNNNNNNNNNNNNNNNNNNNNNNNNNNNNNNNNNNNNNNNNNNNNNNNNNNNNNNNNNNNNNNNNNNNNNNNNNNNNNNNNNNNNNNNNNNNNNNNNNNNNNNNNNNNNNNNNNNNNNNNNNNNNNNNNNNNNNNNNNNNNNNNNNNNNNNNNNNNNNNNNNNNNNNNNNNNNNNNNNNNNNNNNNNNNNNNNNNNNNNNNNNNNNNNNNNNNNNNNNNNNNNNNNNNNNNNNNNNNNNNNNNNNNNNNNNNNNNNNNNNNNNNNNNNNNNNNNNNNNNNNNNNNNNNNNNNNNNNNNNNNNNNNNNNNNNNNNNNNNNNNNNNNNNNNNNNNNNNNNNNNNNNNNNNNNNNNNNNNNNNNNNNNNNNNNNNNNNNNNNNNNNNNNNNNNNNNNNNNNNNNNNNNNNNNNNNNNNNNNNNNNNNNNNNNNNNNNNNNNNNNNNNNNNNNNNNNNNNNNNNNNNNNNNNNNNNNNNNNNNNNNNNNNNNNNNNNNNNNNNNNNNNNNNNNNNNNNNNNNNNNNNNNNNNNNNNNNNNNNNNNNNNNNNNNNNNNNNNNNNNNNNNNNNNNNNNNNNNNNNNNNNNNNNNNNNNNNNNNNNNNNNNNNNNNNNNNNNNNNNNNNNNNNNNNNNNNNNNNNNNNNNNNNNNNNNNNNNNNNNNNNNNNNNNNNNNNNNNNNNNNNNNNNNNNNNNNNNNNNNNNNNNNNNNNNNNNNNNNNNNNNNNNNNNNNNNNNNNNNNNNNNNNNNNNNNNNNNNNNNNNNNNNNNNNNNNNNNNNNNNNNNNNNNNNNNNNNNNNNNNNNNNNNNNNNNNNNNNNNNNNNNNNNNNNNNNNNNNNNNNNNNNNNNNNNNNNNNNNNNNNNNNNNNNNNNNNNNNNNNNNNNNNNNNNNNNNNNNNNNNNNNNNNNNNNNNNNNNNNNNNNNNNNNNNNNNNNNNNNNNNNNNNNNNNNNNNNNNNNNNNNNNNNNNNNNNNNNNNNNNNNNNNNNNNNNNNNNNNNNNNNNNNNNNNNNNNNNNNNNNNNNNNNNNNNNNNNNNNNNNNNNNNNNNNNNNNNNNNNNNNNNNNNNNNNNNNNNNNNNNNNNNNNNNNNNNNNNNNNNNNNNNNNNNNNNNNNNNNNNNNNNNNNNNNNNNNNNNNNNNNNNNNNNNNNNNNNNNNNNNNNNNNNNNNNNNNNNNNNNNNNNNNNNNNNNNNNNNNNNNNNNNNNNNNNNNNNNNNNNNNNNNNNNNNNNNNNNNNNNNNNNNNNNNNNNNNNNNNNNNNNNNNNNNNNNNNNNNNNNNNNNNNNNNNNNNNNNNNNNNNNNNNNNNNNNNNNNNNNNNNNNNNNNNNNNNNNNNNNNNNNNNNNNNNNNNNNNNNNNNNNNNNNNNNNNNNNNNNNNNNNNNNNNNNNNNNNNNNNNNNNNNNNNNNNNNNNNNNNNNNNNNNNNNNNNNNNNNNNNNNNNNNNNNNNNNNNNNNNNNNNNNNNNNNNNNNNNNNNNNNNNNNNNNNNNNNNNNNNNNNNNNNNNNNNNNNNNNNNNNNNNNNNNNNNNNNNNNNNNNNNNNNNNNNNNNNNNNNNNNNNNNNNNNNNNNNNNNNNNNNNNNNNNNNNNNNNNNNNNNNNNNNNNNNNNNNNNNNNNNNNNNNNNNNNNNNNNNNNNNNNNNNNNNNNNNNNNNNNNNNNNNNNNNNNNNNNNNNNNNNNNNNNNNNNNNNNNNNNNNNNNNNNNNNNNNNNNNNNNNNNNNNNNNNNNNNNNNNNNNNNNNNNNNNNNNNNNNNNNNNNNNNNNNNNNNNNNNNNNNNNNNNNNNNNNNNNNNNNNNNNNNNNNNNNNNNNNNNNNNNNNNNNNNNNNNNNNNNNNNNNNNNNNNNNNNNNNNNNNNNNNNNNNNNNNNNNNNNNNNNNNNNNNNNNNNNNNNNNNNNNNNNNNNNNNNNNNNNNNNNNNNNNNNNNNNNNNNNNNNNNNNNNNNNNNNNNNNNNNNNNNNNNNNNNNNNNNNNNNNNNNNNNNNNNNNNNNNNNNNNNNNNNNNNNNNNNNNNNNNNNNNNNNNNNNNNNNNNNNNNNNNNNNNNNNNNNNNNNNNNNNNNNNNNNNNNNNNNNNNNNNNNNNNNNNNNNNNNNNNNNNNNNNNNNNNNNNNNNNNNNNNNNNNNNNNNNNNNNNNNNNNNNNNNNNNNNNNNNNNNNNNNNNNNNNNNNNNNNNNNNNNNNNNNNNNNNNNNNNNNNNNNNNNNNNNNNNNNNNNNNNNNNNNNNNNNNNNNNNNNNNNNNNNNNNNNNNNNNNNNNNNNNNNNNNNNNNNNNNNNNNNNNNNNNNNNNNNNNNNNNNNNNNNNNNNNNNNNNNNNNNNNNNNNNNNNNNNNNNNNNNNNNNNNNNNNNNNNNNNNNNNNNNNNNNNNNNNNNNNNNNNNNNNNNNNNNNNNNNNNNNNNNNNNNNNNNNNNNNNNNNNNNNNNNNNNNNNNNNNNNNNNNNNNNNNNNNNNNNNNNNNNNNNNNNNNNNNNNNNNNNNNNNNNNNNNNNNNNNNNNNNNNNNNNNNNNNNNNNNNNNNNNNNNNNNNNNNNNNNNNNNNNNNNNNNNNNNNNNNNNNNNNNNNNNNNNNNNNNNNNNNNNNNNNNNNNNNNNNNNNNNNNNNNNNNNNNNNNNNNNNNNNNNNNNNNNNNNNNNNNNNNNNNNNNNNNNNNNNNNNNNNNNNNNNNNNNNNNNNNNNNNNNNNNNNNNNNNNNNNNNNNNNNNNNNNNNNNNNNNNNNNNNNNNNNNNNNNNNNNNNNNNNNNNNNNNNNNNNNNNNNNNNNNNNNNNNNNNNNNNNNNNNNNNNNNNNNNNNNNNNNNNNNNNNNNNNNNNNNNNNNNNNNNNNNNNNNNNNNNNNNNNNNNNNNNNNNNNNNNNNNNNNNNNNNNNNNNNNNNNNNNNNNNNNNNNNNNNNNNNNNNNNNNNNNNNNNNNNNNNNNNNNNNNNNNNNNNNNNNNNNNNNNNNNNNNNNNNNNNNNNNNNNNNNNNNNNNNNNNNNNNNNNNNNNNNNNNNNNNNNNNNNNNNNNNNNNNNNNNNNNNNNNNNNNNNNNNNNNNNNNNNNNNNNNNNNNNNNNNNNNNNNNNNNNNNNNNNNNNNNNNNNNNNNNNNNNNNNNNNNNNNNNNNNNNNNNNNNNNNNNNNNNNNNNNNNNNNNNNNNNNNNNNNNNNNNNNNNNNNNNNNNNNNNNNNNNNNNNNNNNNNNNNNNNNNNNNNNNNNNNNNNNNNNNNNNNNNNNNNNNNNNNNNNNNNNNNNNNNNNNNNNNNNNNNNNNNNNNNNNNNNNNNNNNNNNNNNNNNNNNNNNNNNNNNNNNNNNNNNNNNNNNNNNNNNNNNNNNNNNNNNNNNNNNNNNNNNNNNNNNNNNNNNNNNNNNNNNNNNNNNNNNNNNNNNNNNNNNNNNNNNNNNNNNNNNNNNNNNNNNNNNNNNNNNNNNNNNNNNNNNNNNNNNNNNNNNNNNNNNNNNNNNNNNNNNNNNNNNNNNNNNNNNNNNNNNNNNNNNNNNNNNNNNNNNNNNNNNNNNNNNNNNNNNNNNNNNNNNNNNNNNNNNNNNNNNNNNNNNNNNNNNNNNNNNNNNNNNNNNNNNNNNNNNNNNNNNNNNNNNNNNNNNNNNNNNNNNNNNNNNNNNNNNNNNNNNNNNNNNNNNNNNNNNNNNNNNNNNNNNNNNNNNNNNNNNNNNNNNNNNNNNNNNNNNNNNNNNNNNNNNNNNNNNNNNNNNNNNNNNNNNNNNNNNNNNNNNNNNNNNNNNNNNNNNNNNNNNNNNNNNNNNNNNNNNNNNNNNNNNNNNNNNNNNNNNNNNNNNNNNNNNNNNNNNNNNNNNNNNNNNNNNNNNNNNNNNNNNNNNNNNNNNNNNNNNNNNNNNNNNNNNNNNNNNNNNNNNNNNNNNNNNNNNNNNNNNNNNNNNNNNNNNNNNNNNNNNNNNNNNNNNNNNNNNNNNNNNNNNNNNNNNNNNNNNNNNNNNNNNNNNNNNNNNNNNNNNNNNNNNNNNNNNNNNNNNNNNNNNNNNNNNNNNNNNNNNNNNNNNNNNNNNNNNNNNNNNNNNNNNNNNNNNNNNNNNNNNNNNNNNNNNNNNNNNNNNNNNNNNNNNNNNNNNNNNNNNNNNNNNNNNNNNNNNNNNNNNNNNNNNNNNNNNNNNNNNNNNNNNNNNNNNNNNNNNNNNNNNNNNNNNNNNNNNNNNNNNNNNNNNNNNNNNNNNNNNNNNNNNNNNNNNNNNNNNNNNNNNNNNNNNNNNNNNNNNNNNNNNNNNNNNNNNNNNNNNNNNNNNNNNNNNNNNNNNNNNNNNNNNNNNNNNNNNNNNNNNNNNNNNNNNNNNNNNNNNNNNNNNNNNNNNNNNNNNNNNNNNNNNNNNNNNNNNNNNNNNNNNNNNNNNNNNNNNNNNNNNNNNNNNNNNNNNNNNNNNNNNNNNNNNNNNNNNNNNNNNNNNNNNNNNNNNNNNNNNNNNNNNNNNNNNNNNNNNNNNNNNNNNNNNNNNNNNNNNNNNNNNNNNNNNNNNNNNNNNNNNNNNNNNNNNNNNNNNNNNNNNNNNNNNNNNNNNNNNNNNNNNNNNNNNNNNNNNNNNNNNNNNNNNNNNNNNNNNNNNNNNNNNNNNNNNNNNNNNNNNNNNNNNNNNNNNNNNNNNNNNNNNNNNNNNNNNNNNNNNNNNNNNNNNNNNNNNNNNNNNNNNNNNNNNNNNNNNNNNNNNNNNNNNNNNNNNNNNNNNNNNNNNNNNNNNNNNNNNNNNNNNNNNNNNNNNNNNNNNNNNNNNNNNNNNNNNNNNNNNNNNNNNNNNNNNNNNNNNNNNNNNNNNNNNNNNNNNNNNNNNNNNNNNNNNNNNNNNNNNNNNNNNNNNNNNNNNNNNNNNNNNNNNNNNNNNNNNNNNNNNNNNNNNNNNNNNNNNNNNNNNNNNNNNNNNNNNNNNNNNNNNNNNNNNNNNNNNNNNNNNNNNNNNNNNNNNNNNNNNNNNNNNNNNNNNNNNNNNNNNNNNNNNNNNNNNNNNNNNNNNNNNNNNNNNNNNNNNNNNNNNNNNNNNNNNNNNNNNNNNNNNNNNNNNNNNNNNNNNNNNNNNNNNNNNNNNNNNNNNNNNNNNNNNNNNNNNNNNNNNNNNNNNNNNNNNNNNNNNNNNNNNNNNNNNNNNNNNNNNNNNNNNNNNNNNNNNNNNNNNNNNNNNNNNNNNNNNNNNNNNNNNNNNNNNNNNNNNNNNNNNNNNNNNNNNNNNNNNNNNNNNNNNNNNNNNNNNNNNNNNNNNNNNNNNNNNNNNNNNNNNNNNNNNNNNNNNNNNNNNNNNNNNNNNNNNNNNNNNNNNNNNNNNNNNNNNNNNNNNNNNNNNNNNNNNNNNNNNNNNNNNNNNNNNNNNNNNNNNNNNNNNNNNNNNNNNNNNNNNNNNNNNNNNNNNNNNNNNNNNNNNNNNNNNNNNNNNNNNNNNNNNNNNNNNNNNNNNNNNNNNNNNNNNNNNNNNNNNNNNNNNNNNNNNNNNNNNNNNNNNNNNNNNNNNNNNNNNNNNNNNNNNNNNNNNNNNNNNNNNNNNNNNNNNNNNNNNNNNNNNNNNNNNNNNNNNNNNNNNNNNNNNNNNNNNNNNNNNNNNNNNNNNNNNNNNNNNNNNNNNNNNNNNNNNNNNNNNNNNNNNNNNNNNNNNNNNNNNNNNNNNNNNNNNNNNNNNNNNNNNNNNNNNNNNNNNNNNNNNNNNNNNNNNNNNNNNNNNNNNNNNNNNNNNNNNNNNNNNNNNNNNNNNNNNNNNNNNNNNNNNNNNNNNNNNNNNNNNNNNNNNNNNNNNNNNNNNNNNNNNNNNNNNNNNNNNNNNNNNNNNNNNNNNNNNNNNNNNNNNNNNNNNNNNNNNNNNNNNNNNNNNNNNNNNNNNNNNNNNNNNNNNNNNNNNNNNNNNNNNNNNNNNNNNNNNNNNNNNNNNNNNNNNNNNNNNNNNNNNNNNNNNNNNNNNNNNNNNNNNNNNNNNNNNNNNNNNNNNNNNNNNNNNNNNNNNNNNNNNNNNNNNNNNNNNNNNNNNNNNNNNNNNNNNNNNNNNNNNNNNNNNNNNNNNNNNNNNNNNNNNNNNNNNNNNNNNNNNNNNNNNNNNNNNNNNNNNNNNNNNNNNNNNNNNNNNNNNNNNNNNNNNNNNNNNNNNNNNNNNNNNNNNNNNNNNNNNNNNNNNNNNNNNNNNNNNNNNNNNNNNNNNNNNNNNNNNNNNNNNNNNNNNNNNNNNNNNNNNNNNNNNNNNNNNNNNNNNNNNNNNNNNNNNNNNNNNNNNNNNNNNNNNNNNNNNNNNNNNNNNNNNNNNNNNNNNNNNNNNNNNNNNNNNNNNNNNNNNNNNNNNNNNNNNNNNNNNNNNNNNNNNNNNNNNNNNNNNNNNNNNNNNNNNNNNNNNNNNNNNNNNNNNNNNNNNNNNNNNNNNNNNNNNNNNNNNNNNNNNNNNNNNNNNNNNNNNNNNNNNNNNNNNNNNNNNNNNNNNNNNNNNNNNNNNNNNNNNNNNNNNNNNNNNNNNNNNNNNNNNNNNNNNNNNNNNNNNNNNNNNNNNNNNNNNNNNNNNNNNNNNNNNNNNNNNNNNNNNNNNNNNNNNNNNNNNNNNNNNNNNNNNNNNNNNNNNNNNNNNNNNNNNNNNNNNNNNNNNNNNNNNNNNNNNNNNNNNNNNNNNNNNNNNNNNNNNNNNNNNNNNNNNNNNNNNNNNNNNNNNNNNNNNNNNNNNNNNNNNNNNNNNNNNNNNNNNNNNNNNNNNNNNNNNNNNNNNNNNNNNNNNNNNNNNNNNNNNNNNNNNNNNNNNNNNNNNNNNNNNNNNNNNNNNNNNNNNNNNNNNNNNNNNNNNNNNNNNNNNNNNNNNNNNNNNNNNNNNNNNNNNNNNNNNNNNNNNNNNNNNNNNNNNNNNNNNNNNNNNNNNNNNNNNNNNNNNNNNNNNNNNNNNNNNNNNNNNNNNNNNNNNNNNNNNNNNNNNNNNNNNNNNNNNNNNNNNNNNNNNNNNNNNNNNNNNNNNNNNNNNNNNNNNNNNNNNNNNNNNNNNNNNNNNNNNNNNNNNNNNNNNNNNNNNNNNNNNNNNNNNNNNNNNNNNNNNNNNNNNNNNNNNNNNNNNNNNNNNNNNNNNNNNNNNNNNNNNNNNNNNNNNNNNNNNNNNNNNNNNNNNNNNNNNNNNNNNNNNNNNNNNNNNNNNNNNNNNNNNNNNNNNNNNNNNNNNNNNNNNNNNNNNNNNNNNNNNNNNNNNNNNNNNNNNNNNNNNNNNNNNNNNNNNNNNNNNNNNNNNNNNNNNNNNNNNNNNNNNNNNNNNNNNNNNNNNNNNNNNNNNNNNNNNNNNNNNNNNNNNNNNNNNNNNNNNNNNNNNNNNNNNNNNNNNNNNNNNNNNNNNNNNNNNNNNNNNNNNNNNNNNNNNNNNNNNNNNNNNNNNNNNNNNNNNNNNNNNNNNNNNNNNNNNNNNNNNNNNNNNNNNNNNNNNNNNNNNNNNNNNNNNNNNNNNNNNNNNNNNNNNNNNNNNNNNNNNNNNNNNNNNNNNNNNNNNNNNNNNNNNNNNNNNNNNNNNNNNNNNNNNNNNNNNNNNNNNNNNNNNNNNNNNNNNNNNNNNNNNNNNNNNNNNNNNNNNNNNNNNNNNNNNNNNNNNNNNNNNNNNNNNNNNNNNNNNNNNNNNNNNNNNNNNNNNNNNNNNNNNNNNNNNNNNNNNNNNNNNNNNNNNNNNNNNNNNNNNNNNNNNNNNNNNNNNNNNNNNNNNNNNNNNNNNNNNNNNNNNNNNNNNNNNNNNNNNNNNNNNNNNNNNNNNNNNNNNNNNNNNNNNNNNNNNNNNNNNNNNNNNNNNNNNNNNNNNNNNNNNNNNNNNNNNNNNNNNNNNNNNNNNNNNNNNNNNNNNNNNNNNNNNNNNNNNNNNNNNNNNNNNNNNNNNNNNNNNNNNNNNNNNNNNNNNNNNNNNNNNNNNNNNNNNNNNNNNNNNNNNNNNNNNNNNNNNNNNNNNNNNNNNNNNNNNNNNNNNNNNNNNNNNNNNNNNNNNNNNNNNNNNNNNNNNNNNNNNNNNNNNNNNNNNNNNNNNNNNNNNNNNNNNNNNNNNNNNNNNNNNNNNNNNNNNNNNNNNNNNNNNNNNNNNNNNNNNNNNNNNNNNNNNNNNNNNNNNNNNNNNNNNNNNNNNNNNNNNNNNNNNNNNNNNNNNNNNNNNNNNNNNNNNNNNNNNNNNNNNNNNNNNNNNNNNNNNNNNNNNNNNNNNNNNNNNNNNNNNNNNNNNNNNNNNNNNNNNNNNNNNNNNNNNNNNNNNNNNNNNNNNNNNNNNNNNNNNNNNNNNNNNNNNNNNNNNNNNNNNNNNNNNNNNNNNNNNNNNNNNNNNNNNNNNNNNNNNNNNNNNNNNNNNNNNNNNNNNNNNNNNNNNNNNNNNNNNNNNNNNNNNNNNNNNNNNNNNNNNNNNNNNNNNNNNNNNNNNNNNNNNNNNNNNNNNNNNNNNNNNNNNNNNNNNNNNNNNNNNNNNNNNNNNNNNNNNNNNNNNNNNNNNNNNNNNNNNNNNNNNNNNNNNNNNNNNNNNNNNNNNNNNNNNNNNNNNNNNNNNNNNNNNNNNNNNNNNNNNNNNNNNNNNNNNNNNNNNNNNNNNNNNNNNNNNNNNNNNNNNNNNNNNNNNNNNNNNNNNNNNNNNNNNNNNNNNNNNNNNNNNNNNNNNNNNNNNNNNNNNNNNNNNNNNNNNNNNNNNNNNNNNNNNNNNNNNNNNNNNNNNNNNNNNNNNNNNNNNNNNNNNNNNNNNNNNNNNNNNNNNNNNNNNNNNNNNNNNNNNNNNNNNNNNNNNNNNNNNNNNNNNNNNNNNNNNNNNNNNNNNNNNNNNNNNNNNNNNNNNNNNNNNNNNNNNNNNNNNNNNNNNNNNNNNNNNNNNNNNNNNNNNNNNNNNNNNNNNNNNNNNNNNNNNNNNNNNNNNNNNNNNNNNNNNNNNNNNNNNNNNNNNNNNNNNNNNNNNNNNNNNNNNNNNNNNNNNNNNNNNNNNNNNNNNNNNNNNNNNNNNNNNNNNNNNNNNNNNNNNNNNNNNNNNNNN
The Solanum stenotomum isolate F172 chromosome 12, ASM1918654v1, whole genome shotgun sequence DNA segment above includes these coding regions:
- the LOC125847422 gene encoding trans-cinnamate:CoA ligase, peroxisomal-like, with the translated sequence MDNLPKCGANYVPLTPLTFLTRASNSYANRTSIIYSNIRFNWRETHERCCRLASSLRSLNIVKNDVVSVLAPNVPAMLEMHFAVPLAGAVLNAINTRLDARNVALILKHSEAKIFFIDYEYIDKAKKAIEILMSDFQMPMPLVVVIDDLDSPTGIRFGELEYEQLVFQGNPEYVLENIDDEWDPITLSYTSGTTSEPKGVVYSHRGAFLSTLSLILGWEMGTEPVYLWSLPMFHCNGWTFTWGIAARGGTNVCIRNTTAQEIYSNIALHKVTHMCAAPIVLNIILEAKPHEQRQIITPVQVLVGGAPPPAPLLEKIERVGFHVVHAYGLTEATGPALVCEWQDKW